The proteins below come from a single Iocasia fonsfrigidae genomic window:
- the bioF gene encoding 8-amino-7-oxononanoate synthase has translation MDFIDEHLNHIKDKGLYRDFKFFTSSQSKYTSIDNRRVLLMASNNYLDLCADDRLKEAAEKAIYTYGVGSGGSRLITGSCKLHDQLEKKIADFKGAEAAIIFNTGYMANIGTITAISDQEWIIFSDELNHASIIDGCRLSGAKVVIYKHCNLDHLQEKIKIHQGKKRLIVTDGVFSMDGDIAPLDKIVELAKENKILTMVDDAHGTGVLGDNGAGSVEHFNLKGDIDIQVGTFSKALASEGGFVVGSKSLIEYLRHKARSFIYSTALSPVTIAVSLRSLDIVKNEREPRVKLLENSKWFQAKLRKLGFNVLESKTAIIALIIGNAAKARKLSEKLFEEGIFITAIRPPTVPDNTSRLRITLMSTHNRKDLKFALERLKKAGMELDVI, from the coding sequence ATGGATTTTATAGATGAACATTTAAATCATATAAAAGATAAGGGTCTATATCGGGATTTTAAATTTTTTACTAGCTCACAAAGCAAATATACTTCAATAGATAATAGAAGAGTATTATTAATGGCTTCTAATAATTATTTAGATTTATGTGCTGATGACAGGTTAAAGGAAGCAGCAGAAAAAGCAATCTATACATATGGAGTAGGCTCAGGTGGTTCAAGATTAATTACAGGGAGCTGTAAACTCCATGATCAGTTAGAAAAAAAGATAGCAGATTTCAAAGGTGCCGAGGCTGCAATTATTTTTAATACAGGGTATATGGCTAATATAGGTACAATAACAGCGATTTCTGATCAGGAATGGATTATATTTAGTGATGAATTAAATCATGCCAGTATTATAGATGGATGTAGATTAAGTGGTGCTAAGGTTGTTATCTATAAACACTGTAACCTGGATCACTTGCAGGAAAAAATAAAGATTCATCAAGGTAAGAAGAGATTAATTGTGACAGATGGGGTCTTTAGTATGGATGGAGATATAGCTCCACTGGATAAAATAGTGGAATTAGCTAAAGAAAATAAGATTTTAACAATGGTTGATGATGCTCATGGTACAGGTGTTCTGGGAGACAATGGTGCAGGTTCGGTAGAACATTTTAACTTAAAAGGAGATATTGATATACAGGTAGGAACTTTTAGCAAAGCCCTTGCCAGTGAGGGTGGTTTTGTGGTCGGAAGTAAAAGCTTAATAGAATATTTACGACATAAGGCCAGGAGTTTTATCTATTCAACAGCATTATCTCCAGTTACTATTGCAGTTTCTTTGCGTTCTTTAGATATTGTGAAAAATGAGAGAGAGCCAAGGGTCAAGCTCCTTGAAAACTCAAAATGGTTTCAGGCAAAGTTAAGGAAGCTTGGCTTTAATGTCTTAGAAAGCAAAACAGCAATTATTGCCTTAATAATAGGTAATGCAGCAAAGGCTAGAAAATTAAGTGAAAAATTATTTGAAGAAGGCATTTTTATTACAGCAATTAGACCCCCAACTGTACCTGATAATACTAGTCGCTTAAGAATTACACTGATGTCTACCCATAATAGAAAAGATTTGAAATTTGCTTTAGAAAGATTAAAAAAAGCAGGAATGGAATTAGATGTTATTTAG
- the bioD gene encoding dethiobiotin synthase: MSKGIFIIGTDTDVGKSVITAGLVYLLRNNGYNACSFKAVQSGGVKKDGKLIAEDVELVKQLCNLTEKQENMVPYCFEPAVSPHLAARLTGVEIKKEKIIEAYNNLAQRYEYIIAEGSGGLIVPLIKNDYFIYDLVKDLNLPIVIVSRAGVGTINHTILTVEYCYKLGLEIKGILLNRYTGKEYEKDNIRTIENLSGQKVLSIADIKDINHNYDKLKDEFESKFDIKNVINMFEN, encoded by the coding sequence ATGAGTAAAGGAATATTTATTATTGGAACTGATACTGATGTTGGTAAGTCTGTAATTACAGCTGGTTTAGTATATTTATTAAGAAATAATGGTTATAATGCCTGTAGTTTTAAAGCAGTACAAAGTGGTGGAGTAAAAAAAGATGGGAAATTAATTGCTGAAGATGTTGAGTTAGTAAAACAACTTTGCAATTTAACTGAAAAACAAGAAAATATGGTCCCTTATTGTTTTGAACCTGCAGTATCTCCCCATCTGGCGGCACGTTTAACCGGAGTTGAGATTAAAAAGGAAAAAATAATAGAGGCTTATAATAATTTAGCACAAAGGTATGAATACATAATTGCTGAAGGAAGTGGTGGTTTAATAGTACCTTTAATTAAAAATGATTATTTTATATATGACCTGGTCAAAGATTTAAATTTACCGATAGTTATTGTAAGTAGGGCAGGTGTTGGAACTATAAATCATACTATTTTAACTGTTGAGTATTGTTATAAGTTGGGACTTGAAATAAAAGGAATACTTTTAAATAGATATACAGGGAAGGAATATGAAAAAGATAATATCAGAACTATAGAAAATTTAAGCGGACAAAAAGTGCTAAGTATAGCTGATATAAAGGATATAAATCATAATTATGATAAGTTAAAAGATGAGTTTGAAAGCAAGTTTGATATTAAAAATGTAATAAATATGTTTGAAAACTAA
- a CDS encoding NAD(P)/FAD-dependent oxidoreductase, which yields MKQYDLVVVGGGPAGLAAALAAEKNNVKKILVLERDKYLGGILQQCIHNGFGLEYFKEELTGPEYAARFIGRLKNSNIDYKTETMVINITPDKCVTALNRQDGIINIEAKAVILAMGCRERTREAICIPGDRPAGILSAGTAQRYINIEGYLPGRKVVVLGSGDIGLIMARRMKLEGAEVKAVLEIMPYSSGLIRNKVQCLDDFDIPLRLNHTIIRINGKKRVESVVTAKVDENLKVIPGTEEEIVCDTILFSVGLIPENELSRKTGIKLNKVTGGPVVNEIRMTNIAGIFACGNVLQVHDLVDYVTVESEIAGKSAALYINNNISKRENSIRINAAENISYVIPHQIEYLEKNRKFIKLFMRVSKPAENVNIILENGDGVKINSYQQDIVTPGEMIKIVLPEKFIKNYIREINVAVKKECDLHVQN from the coding sequence ATGAAACAGTATGATTTGGTAGTAGTAGGAGGGGGACCTGCTGGATTAGCGGCAGCATTAGCAGCAGAAAAAAATAATGTTAAAAAGATACTGGTTCTTGAAAGAGATAAGTACCTGGGAGGGATTCTGCAGCAGTGTATTCATAATGGATTCGGTCTGGAATACTTTAAAGAAGAACTGACTGGCCCAGAGTATGCAGCTCGTTTTATCGGCAGGTTAAAAAATAGTAATATTGACTATAAAACAGAAACAATGGTTATAAATATAACACCTGATAAATGTGTCACTGCGCTCAACAGACAGGATGGTATTATAAATATAGAAGCCAAGGCAGTTATTTTAGCAATGGGCTGTCGTGAAAGAACCAGAGAAGCAATATGTATACCGGGGGATAGACCTGCTGGTATTTTATCTGCAGGAACTGCTCAAAGATATATTAATATTGAGGGTTATTTACCAGGAAGAAAAGTAGTAGTTTTAGGCTCAGGTGATATTGGATTAATAATGGCCCGGAGAATGAAATTAGAAGGTGCAGAAGTAAAGGCTGTCCTGGAAATAATGCCTTATTCCTCAGGCTTAATTAGAAATAAGGTGCAGTGTCTAGATGATTTTGATATTCCTTTAAGGCTTAATCATACTATTATCAGAATTAATGGTAAAAAAAGAGTGGAGAGTGTTGTGACAGCAAAAGTTGACGAAAACCTGAAAGTAATTCCTGGAACAGAAGAGGAGATAGTATGTGATACAATCCTTTTCTCAGTAGGTCTAATTCCTGAGAATGAACTATCTAGAAAAACAGGGATTAAATTAAATAAGGTGACAGGTGGTCCGGTAGTAAATGAGATTAGAATGACCAATATTGCTGGTATATTTGCCTGTGGTAATGTTTTGCAGGTTCATGATTTAGTGGATTATGTAACAGTAGAAAGTGAGATTGCCGGGAAATCAGCAGCTCTATATATTAATAATAATATTAGTAAACGGGAAAATAGCATAAGAATTAATGCTGCTGAAAATATTAGTTATGTTATACCCCATCAAATTGAATATTTGGAGAAAAACCGTAAATTTATAAAACTATTTATGAGAGTCAGTAAGCCAGCAGAGAATGTTAACATAATTTTGGAGAATGGAGATGGTGTAAAAATAAACTCTTATCAGCAAGATATCGTTACCCCAGGCGAAATGATAAAAATAGTATTACCAGAAAAATTCATAAAAAATTATATCAGGGAAATCAATGTTGCTGTGAAAAAGGAGTGTGATCTCCATGTCCAGAACTAA
- a CDS encoding glycerol-3-phosphate responsive antiterminator, translating to MYHLKKFFKRNPVIAGLRKDLSLKMILKSSVIAIFLLDGNIFSLPDIMKQARNNDKLVFLHIDLVEGIGRDKVGVKYLAKNNLCDGIVSTKSNLIRAAKKEGLMAIQRLFLLDSAALKAGENLLGKNQPDAVEILPGIAAPYFIDHIKHKLSCPIIAGGLITKREEVEQLIQKGVFAVSTSNPGLWDW from the coding sequence ATGTATCATTTAAAAAAATTTTTTAAACGCAACCCAGTAATTGCTGGTTTAAGGAAGGATCTAAGTCTTAAAATGATATTAAAGAGCTCTGTTATTGCTATCTTTCTACTTGATGGTAATATTTTTAGTCTACCTGATATAATGAAACAGGCCCGTAATAATGATAAATTGGTCTTTCTTCATATTGACCTGGTAGAGGGCATAGGGAGAGACAAAGTTGGGGTGAAATATTTAGCTAAAAATAATCTGTGTGATGGTATTGTGTCTACTAAAAGTAATCTTATTAGGGCTGCTAAAAAGGAAGGACTAATGGCTATACAGCGACTTTTCCTCCTCGACTCTGCTGCTTTAAAGGCCGGGGAGAATCTGCTAGGTAAAAATCAGCCTGATGCTGTAGAAATACTACCAGGTATAGCTGCCCCTTATTTTATTGATCATATTAAACATAAATTAAGCTGTCCAATAATTGCTGGTGGTTTAATTACTAAAAGAGAGGAGGTAGAACAGCTGATACAAAAAGGGGTTTTTGCTGTTTCAACAAGCAACCCCGGGTTATGGGATTGGTAA
- a CDS encoding DUF1667 domain-containing protein, protein MTVETENNHIKNISGYSCPIGEKYARDEFENPVRILPTTVRVINGVLPLVSVKTEKPIAKELLLDAMREIAKIEVEAPVYLGQVVKENLLDTGVDLIATRTISSQRG, encoded by the coding sequence ATGACTGTAGAGACAGAAAATAATCATATTAAAAATATTTCTGGTTATTCATGTCCTATAGGAGAAAAATATGCCAGGGATGAGTTTGAAAATCCAGTTAGGATACTTCCTACTACAGTCAGGGTTATAAATGGGGTTTTACCACTAGTATCTGTTAAAACAGAAAAACCAATAGCAAAGGAGTTGCTGCTGGATGCTATGCGAGAGATTGCTAAAATAGAAGTTGAGGCACCGGTATACTTAGGTCAGGTAGTTAAAGAGAATTTATTAGATACTGGGGTTGATTTGATAGCAACAAGAACTATCAGTTCTCAAAGAGGATAG
- a CDS encoding ABC transporter permease gives MISSYDYEEYAGEAYLPPSGEHFFGTNIMGKDVFTRTVYGLRSTLMVGFVAGTMATLIGCIIGFLAGYYGGRLFDEFLMMFTNIFIVIPQLALLIVISAFLEVRGTLVMSVIVAATAWPWLARAVRSQTLSLRNQEYVNLSRISSLKVSKILREDIASNMFSYVFMAYIQQFNGTMLAGNSPTKGVSLGLVMQKETNGIQKKYKCPGLIIRSYLMSY, from the coding sequence ATGATATCATCTTATGACTATGAGGAATATGCAGGTGAGGCTTATCTTCCCCCTTCAGGAGAGCATTTCTTTGGAACAAATATTATGGGGAAAGATGTGTTTACCCGGACTGTTTATGGGCTCCGTTCAACACTAATGGTTGGTTTTGTAGCTGGTACAATGGCTACCTTGATAGGTTGTATCATAGGTTTTCTCGCTGGTTATTACGGTGGGCGACTATTTGATGAGTTTTTGATGATGTTTACTAATATTTTTATTGTTATTCCGCAACTGGCCTTATTAATTGTAATCTCTGCATTTTTGGAGGTAAGGGGCACACTGGTAATGTCTGTTATTGTTGCAGCAACAGCCTGGCCCTGGCTGGCAAGGGCTGTCAGGTCACAGACCCTGTCACTTAGAAATCAGGAATATGTTAATCTATCCAGGATTTCTTCCCTGAAAGTCTCCAAAATTCTAAGGGAAGATATTGCTTCTAATATGTTTTCATATGTATTTATGGCTTATATCCAGCAATTTAATGGGACTATGCTGGCTGGCAACAGTCCAACTAAGGGGGTTTCACTCGGTCTTGTCATGCAAAAGGAGACAAATGGGATTCAGAAAAAATACAAATGCCCTGGTCTGATTATAAGAAGTTATTTGATGAGTTATTAG
- a CDS encoding glycoside hydrolase family 130 protein, translating into MDKFKIIGDPLPNIPWEDKPNNCKEIVWRSKKNPIIYRNAIPNSNSIFNSAVIPFKNGFAGVFRVDDKSRNMNLHVGKSKDGINWEIEAEPIKFNCDDEEMANSSYKYDPRLLKLGDRYYVSWCNDYHGPTIGLGYTRDFNEFYQLENVFLPFNRNGVLFPRKIDGKYLMLSRPSDNGHTPFGDIFLSQSPDLIHWGEHRYIMGTTDGWQSTKIGAGPVPVETSEGWLLIYHGVLTSCNGYVYSMGAAILDLEEPWKVKYRTKPYLLSPQKDYECVGDVPNVVFPCASLYDPATARMAIYYGGADTVVALAYTKIDELIDFIKENSLKEVLNVN; encoded by the coding sequence ATAGATAAGTTCAAGATAATCGGGGATCCTTTACCTAATATTCCCTGGGAAGATAAACCGAATAATTGTAAAGAGATAGTCTGGCGTTCAAAAAAGAACCCTATTATCTACCGTAATGCCATTCCCAACTCTAACAGTATTTTCAATAGTGCAGTTATTCCCTTTAAAAATGGATTTGCTGGTGTATTTAGGGTTGATGATAAATCTCGTAATATGAATCTTCATGTTGGTAAGAGCAAGGATGGTATTAACTGGGAGATTGAGGCAGAACCTATTAAGTTTAATTGTGATGATGAAGAAATGGCTAATTCATCTTATAAATATGACCCGCGTTTATTGAAACTCGGTGATAGATATTACGTGAGCTGGTGTAATGATTATCACGGGCCAACAATTGGTTTAGGCTATACAAGAGATTTTAATGAATTTTATCAGTTGGAAAATGTCTTTTTACCCTTTAATAGAAATGGGGTGCTTTTCCCACGTAAAATAGATGGCAAATATCTGATGTTGAGTAGGCCGAGTGATAATGGTCACACCCCTTTTGGAGATATTTTTTTGAGTCAGAGTCCTGACTTGATTCACTGGGGAGAACACCGTTATATAATGGGTACTACAGATGGGTGGCAGAGTACTAAGATTGGGGCTGGACCGGTGCCAGTAGAGACTAGTGAAGGTTGGCTATTAATCTATCATGGGGTTCTGACTTCTTGTAATGGTTATGTCTATAGTATGGGGGCTGCTATCTTGGATCTTGAAGAACCTTGGAAGGTAAAATATAGAACCAAACCTTATCTTCTTTCCCCTCAAAAGGATTATGAATGTGTAGGAGATGTACCAAATGTTGTTTTCCCGTGTGCCAGTCTTTATGACCCGGCTACAGCCAGGATGGCAATTTATTATGGTGGGGCAGATACTGTTGTTGCCCTGGCTTATACTAAGATAGATGAATTGATTGATTTTATTAAAGAAAATAGCCTTAAGGAGGTTCTAAATGTCAATTAA
- the bioA gene encoding adenosylmethionine--8-amino-7-oxononanoate transaminase, with the protein MNNLQKKDLKYIWHPCSQMKDYEELPPIVIEKGEGVFLYDTEGHSYLDAISSWWASLLGHNHKRIKGAINEQINKLEHIMLANFSHEPAIELAEKIVAKTPDRLEKVFFASDGASSVEVALKLSFQYFQEVGKPQKTKFASLSNSYHGDTLGALAVSDLGIYRDVFNPILCDTIQIEGPDCYRCQFGLNRENCQAECFKKLEETFDEYHEKLASIIVEPIVQGAGGMMIYSPVYLKKLRQLCDKYDVLLIDDEIAMGMGRTGKLFACEHAGISPDIMTISKGITAGTLPLSLTVISDKIYDAFYDDYTKGRSFLHSHTYSGNPVACAVACETLDIFEEENILEKNKEKSEILKAKIEEYLLDLPQVGDFRHIGILGAVELVKDTKRKEPFNWKDRVGFEIYKNALRNGLILRPLGDIIYFMPAFIINEEEIEFMVKTARKSIKEYFES; encoded by the coding sequence ATGAATAATTTACAAAAAAAGGACTTGAAATATATATGGCATCCTTGTTCACAGATGAAGGATTATGAAGAATTGCCACCAATTGTTATTGAAAAGGGGGAAGGGGTATTCCTATATGATACAGAAGGACATAGCTATCTGGATGCTATTTCCTCCTGGTGGGCTAGTCTGTTAGGGCATAATCATAAGCGTATCAAAGGGGCAATAAATGAACAGATAAACAAATTGGAACACATAATGTTGGCCAATTTTTCCCATGAACCAGCAATTGAACTTGCCGAAAAAATAGTTGCTAAAACCCCTGACCGATTAGAAAAAGTCTTTTTTGCTAGTGATGGAGCATCATCTGTAGAAGTTGCTTTAAAATTAAGTTTTCAATATTTTCAAGAAGTCGGCAAACCTCAAAAAACTAAGTTTGCCTCCCTTTCAAATTCATACCATGGTGATACTTTAGGGGCTCTGGCAGTTTCTGATTTAGGAATATATAGGGATGTTTTTAATCCTATATTATGTGACACTATTCAAATAGAAGGACCAGATTGTTATCGTTGTCAATTTGGGTTAAATAGGGAAAATTGCCAGGCAGAGTGTTTTAAAAAACTGGAAGAAACATTTGACGAATATCACGAGAAACTCGCTTCTATTATAGTAGAACCGATTGTACAGGGAGCAGGAGGAATGATGATCTATTCACCAGTCTATTTAAAAAAATTAAGACAATTATGTGATAAATATGATGTTTTATTGATTGATGATGAAATAGCTATGGGAATGGGCAGGACTGGAAAATTATTTGCCTGTGAACATGCCGGCATTTCGCCTGATATAATGACCATTTCCAAAGGAATTACGGCTGGTACTTTACCGCTTTCCTTAACTGTTATCTCTGACAAAATATATGATGCTTTTTATGATGATTATACAAAGGGCAGGTCATTTCTACATAGTCATACTTATAGTGGAAATCCGGTGGCCTGTGCAGTAGCCTGTGAAACATTAGATATATTTGAAGAAGAAAATATACTTGAAAAAAATAAAGAGAAGTCAGAGATACTTAAAGCTAAGATAGAAGAATATTTATTGGACCTACCTCAGGTTGGTGATTTTAGACATATCGGTATCTTAGGGGCTGTAGAATTAGTTAAAGACACAAAAAGGAAAGAACCGTTCAATTGGAAAGATAGAGTAGGTTTTGAAATTTATAAAAATGCTTTAAGAAATGGTCTTATTTTGCGTCCACTAGGTGATATTATTTATTTTATGCCTGCTTTTATTATCAATGAAGAAGAGATAGAGTTTATGGTTAAAACCGCCAGAAAATCTATTAAAGAATATTTTGAATCATAA
- a CDS encoding LacI family DNA-binding transcriptional regulator → MGVTIKDIAEKAAVSISTVSKSLNNKPGVSQATRQRIINIAKELDYFSFHSQAHLKSHNIAFIMTRRHIPIFNNPFYTRVIAGVEIEVENYDYNLLFSTIKLADLNKKEIPPIISQNKVDGLILAGADINYELIRAIEKLKFPTVLVDNYLKSPLLDCIVSDNYNGTMEAVRYLIKKGHKKLGYAGGPLTHPSFQERFKAYKMELMDNNIPINNDIIKIHKNFNQKMGVKLAKEFLKAELPSAIFAANDAIALGLLQTFKKYGHKIPEEISLVGFDNIEVTAYTSPSITTVNINKEGMGQEAAKKLFDRIDNPEKKATKSVIPTELIERESVKGLPIP, encoded by the coding sequence ATGGGGGTAACAATTAAAGATATTGCAGAAAAAGCAGCTGTATCAATTTCTACTGTATCCAAGTCACTCAATAATAAACCCGGAGTAAGCCAGGCAACCAGACAAAGAATTATCAATATAGCCAAAGAACTTGATTATTTCTCTTTTCACAGTCAGGCCCATCTAAAAAGTCATAACATTGCCTTTATTATGACCAGAAGACACATTCCGATCTTTAATAACCCTTTTTATACCAGAGTTATCGCTGGTGTAGAAATTGAAGTTGAAAATTATGATTATAACCTACTTTTTTCTACCATTAAATTAGCTGACCTGAATAAAAAAGAGATCCCTCCAATTATCAGTCAAAATAAAGTTGACGGCCTTATACTGGCCGGGGCTGACATTAATTATGAGTTGATTAGGGCTATAGAAAAATTGAAATTCCCAACAGTACTGGTAGACAATTATCTGAAATCTCCCTTACTGGATTGTATCGTCTCTGATAATTATAATGGTACTATGGAGGCAGTAAGATATCTGATTAAAAAAGGACATAAAAAACTTGGCTATGCCGGTGGACCACTGACACATCCAAGTTTTCAGGAAAGATTTAAGGCTTATAAGATGGAATTAATGGATAATAATATACCTATTAATAATGATATAATTAAAATACATAAGAATTTCAATCAAAAAATGGGGGTTAAACTGGCTAAAGAATTTCTAAAAGCAGAACTCCCCTCTGCTATCTTTGCCGCCAATGATGCAATTGCCCTGGGGTTATTACAAACCTTCAAAAAATATGGACATAAGATACCAGAGGAAATATCTCTTGTTGGTTTTGATAATATCGAAGTGACTGCCTATACCTCCCCCAGTATAACTACTGTCAATATCAATAAAGAAGGTATGGGACAGGAGGCAGCCAAAAAATTATTTGACAGAATAGATAATCCAGAGAAAAAGGCGACTAAATCTGTAATACCTACTGAATTAATTGAAAGAGAGTCAGTTAAGGGTTTACCAATCCCATAA
- a CDS encoding 6-carboxyhexanoate--CoA ligase: protein MKEDLYSIKMRSTRNTKHISGAERIILEKDMGLSVKQLITRALGHSKGKSDFINIKIQNIVKQDIEYINPLDIRTVITNDYFEGRECALKALKKNGLSAETSHLVFNMLKECRTMRGAILFEINSRERLEADKKRGVRVTNIDWSFNVKQELDKALARANLNNSHVKEAVALASKVCSAPGIIAELCWSDDPDYTAGYVASKDLGYMRITKLKPFGSNNGGRVFCFDSSKASIEKCIEYLQEKITLVNRVPVINNNICYSQFFSV from the coding sequence ATGAAGGAAGATCTCTATAGTATTAAAATGAGGTCTACCAGGAATACAAAGCATATTTCTGGTGCAGAAAGAATAATTTTAGAAAAGGATATGGGGTTATCAGTTAAACAACTAATAACAAGGGCTTTAGGCCACAGTAAAGGGAAGTCGGATTTTATAAATATAAAGATACAAAACATAGTTAAGCAAGATATTGAATATATTAATCCTTTAGATATAAGAACTGTTATAACAAATGATTATTTTGAAGGAAGGGAATGTGCCCTTAAAGCACTAAAAAAAAATGGTTTATCAGCCGAAACATCTCACTTGGTGTTTAATATGTTAAAGGAATGTCGTACTATGCGAGGGGCAATTCTTTTCGAAATAAATTCCAGAGAAAGACTTGAAGCAGATAAGAAGAGGGGGGTACGAGTTACTAATATAGATTGGAGTTTTAATGTAAAGCAAGAGCTAGATAAAGCATTAGCAAGAGCAAATTTGAATAATAGCCATGTTAAAGAAGCAGTTGCACTGGCAAGTAAAGTTTGCAGTGCCCCGGGTATTATTGCCGAGTTATGTTGGTCTGATGATCCAGATTATACTGCTGGTTATGTTGCTTCTAAAGATTTAGGCTATATGAGAATTACTAAATTAAAGCCTTTTGGTAGTAATAATGGTGGCAGGGTGTTTTGTTTTGATTCTTCAAAGGCATCAATAGAAAAATGTATAGAATATTTACAGGAGAAAATAACTCTGGTTAATAGGGTTCCTGTGATAAATAATAATATTTGCTATAGCCAATTTTTTTCAGTATAA
- a CDS encoding GH36 C-terminal domain-containing protein — MVVSKNREEALAAFYKVLAEPNPSYRRLKLKGLKEDGIYRLKNSKKLYGGDELMYAGLNLPHGFNGVQEDGTIFKGDFQSILWHFELVNR; from the coding sequence ATGGTAGTTTCTAAAAATAGAGAAGAAGCACTTGCGGCTTTTTATAAAGTCCTGGCTGAGCCTAACCCCTCTTATAGGAGGCTAAAATTAAAAGGACTTAAAGAAGATGGGATTTATAGGCTTAAGAATAGCAAAAAACTCTATGGTGGAGATGAGCTAATGTATGCTGGTTTAAATCTTCCACATGGATTTAATGGTGTGCAAGAAGATGGAACTATTTTTAAAGGTGACTTTCAATCTATACTCTGGCATTTTGAGCTTGTAAATAGATAA
- a CDS encoding AGE family epimerase/isomerase: MDTNKLLEFKKSVEKEKDNLFNFWIENAVDEENDGFYGEIANEGKVNYTADKSLILNTRILWSFSNAYREDKKEEYLAMAKRVASYSLNNFWDQEYGGFYWLLDYQGKVATIS, translated from the coding sequence GTGGATACAAATAAATTATTGGAGTTCAAGAAATCAGTTGAAAAAGAAAAAGATAATCTGTTCAACTTTTGGATAGAAAATGCTGTTGATGAGGAAAATGATGGTTTTTATGGTGAGATAGCTAATGAAGGTAAGGTTAATTATACTGCTGATAAATCACTAATTTTAAATACCCGTATTCTCTGGAGTTTTAGTAATGCCTACCGAGAAGATAAAAAAGAAGAGTATTTGGCGATGGCCAAGAGGGTTGCTAGCTATTCACTAAATAATTTCTGGGACCAGGAATATGGTGGGTTTTACTGGCTGTTGGATTATCAGGGAAAAGTGGCAACAATATCATGA
- a CDS encoding glycoside hydrolase family 36 N-terminal domain-containing protein has product MEIVSTGHLLHLYWGKKINTELDLRSLLPAGLRKGHLKSEKANNFSLDNIPQEYPAYGHTDFRQPAYQIKLEGLYS; this is encoded by the coding sequence ATGGAGATTGTTAGTACTGGACATTTGTTGCATCTTTACTGGGGTAAAAAAATTAATACTGAGCTTGATTTAAGGTCTTTATTACCTGCGGGATTACGTAAAGGACATTTAAAATCAGAAAAGGCAAATAATTTTTCTTTAGATAATATTCCCCAAGAATATCCTGCCTATGGTCACACTGATTTTCGGCAACCAGCTTATCAAATTAAATTAGAAGGGCTCTACAGTTAG